The following proteins are co-located in the Pedobacter frigiditerrae genome:
- a CDS encoding cysteine desulfurase family protein, with the protein MKRVYLDNAATTPLDKAVIAEMTNVMENFYGNPSAIHSLGREVRTLVEKARKTVSGLLNASPSEIFFTSGGTEADNTAIRCGISAYGIKHAITSKIEHHAVEHTLGMLLKDGVIDKLSFVNIDEKGNIDYNHLEELLQTNERTFVSLMHANNELGTLTDMQKVGDICERYNAIYHADTVQTMGHYPHDVRKLKAHFIVCAAHKLHGPKGVGFLYVNSNIKIPPMIYGGAQERNMRGGTENVYGIVGLAKALEIAYAEMDEHQTYIQGLKDYLKEQLIAEIPNIGFNGETEADKSLYTVLNVSFPEMDMADMLLFNLDINGICASGGSACSSGSNIGSHVLNGIKADPNRPSVRFSFSKFTTKEDLDYVLEKVKMVVKQNALA; encoded by the coding sequence ATGAAACGTGTTTATTTAGATAATGCAGCTACCACGCCATTAGATAAGGCTGTAATAGCAGAAATGACTAATGTAATGGAAAACTTTTATGGTAATCCATCTGCTATTCATTCCTTAGGTCGAGAGGTAAGAACATTGGTTGAAAAAGCAAGAAAAACGGTTTCTGGCTTATTAAATGCATCTCCTTCAGAAATATTTTTTACTTCTGGTGGTACAGAAGCTGATAATACAGCAATTCGTTGCGGTATTTCTGCTTATGGCATTAAACACGCCATTACTTCTAAAATAGAGCATCATGCTGTAGAACATACTTTAGGAATGTTGTTAAAAGATGGTGTAATAGATAAGTTAAGTTTTGTAAATATCGATGAAAAAGGTAATATCGATTACAATCATTTAGAAGAGTTATTACAAACTAACGAACGCACTTTTGTATCGCTAATGCATGCCAATAACGAATTGGGCACTTTAACGGATATGCAAAAAGTGGGCGATATCTGCGAAAGATACAATGCAATCTATCACGCTGATACAGTGCAGACGATGGGGCACTATCCACACGATGTTCGTAAACTAAAAGCTCATTTTATAGTTTGTGCAGCACATAAACTCCACGGACCAAAAGGTGTTGGTTTTCTATATGTAAATAGTAATATCAAAATTCCGCCGATGATTTATGGTGGTGCACAAGAGCGCAACATGCGTGGCGGGACAGAGAATGTTTATGGAATTGTTGGTTTGGCAAAGGCTTTGGAAATTGCTTATGCAGAAATGGATGAACACCAAACCTATATCCAAGGCCTAAAAGATTATTTAAAAGAACAATTGATTGCCGAAATCCCAAACATTGGATTTAATGGCGAAACTGAAGCAGATAAAAGTCTTTATACGGTATTAAATGTTTCGTTCCCTGAAATGGACATGGCAGATATGTTATTGTTTAACTTAGACATAAACGGCATTTGTGCATCAGGCGGAAGCGCTTGTTCGTCTGGCTCAAATATTGGTTCTCACGTTCTAAATGGCATTAAAGCCGACCCAAATCGTCCTTCTGTGCGTTTCTCTTTCAGTAAGTTTACCACAAAAGAAGATTTAGATTACGTTTTAGAAAAAGTGAAGATGGTGGTTAAGCAAAATGCTTTAGCCTAG
- a CDS encoding MBL fold metallo-hydrolase, giving the protein MERRKFIQNSALAAAVLAFYKGDVFANTNFARAYQFKALRNDVGIFTEQGGTIAWLNGSSGFVVVDSQFPASAPHVIEELKKLGEKPFKYLLNTHHHGDHTAGNIAFKGLAEHVVAHQNALVNMKLAAEKAKSEDKQLYPDVTFGKGWKAPVGKEKISSYYYGSGHTNGDVVYHFENANIVHVGDLVFNRRFPYIDKENGAHIGNWITALDKIYNQFDKDTIVITGHSLDPEKVIGDKENVKAFRNYLESLMTFVKAEMTAGKTKEEILKATTIPGAPEWQGDGIVRSLTAAYTELTVG; this is encoded by the coding sequence ATGGAAAGAAGAAAATTTATTCAAAACTCGGCATTGGCTGCAGCTGTGCTTGCCTTTTACAAAGGTGATGTTTTTGCCAATACAAATTTTGCTAGAGCTTACCAGTTTAAAGCTTTAAGAAACGATGTAGGCATCTTTACTGAACAAGGTGGGACTATTGCTTGGTTAAATGGTTCGAGTGGTTTTGTGGTAGTAGATTCACAGTTTCCAGCTTCTGCACCTCACGTAATAGAGGAATTGAAAAAGTTAGGAGAAAAACCATTTAAGTATTTACTGAACACTCATCATCACGGCGATCATACTGCTGGTAACATTGCATTTAAGGGCTTGGCAGAGCACGTTGTTGCCCATCAAAATGCATTAGTGAATATGAAATTAGCTGCAGAAAAAGCTAAGAGCGAAGATAAACAGCTTTATCCTGATGTAACTTTTGGTAAAGGTTGGAAAGCGCCTGTGGGTAAAGAAAAAATCAGTTCTTACTATTATGGTTCTGGTCATACCAATGGCGATGTGGTTTATCATTTCGAAAACGCAAACATTGTACACGTGGGCGATTTAGTATTTAATCGTCGCTTTCCTTATATAGACAAAGAAAATGGGGCACACATTGGCAATTGGATTACTGCATTGGATAAAATTTATAATCAATTTGATAAGGATACCATCGTAATTACTGGGCATAGTTTAGACCCTGAAAAAGTGATTGGCGATAAAGAAAATGTAAAAGCATTTAGAAATTATTTAGAAAGTCTGATGACTTTTGTGAAAGCAGAAATGACAGCTGGTAAAACTAAGGAAGAAATTTTAAAGGCAACCACAATCCCTGGTGCACCCGAGTGGCAAGGCGATGGTATTGTGCGTAGTTTAACCGCTGCTTATACGGAACTGACAGTAGGTTAA